A part of Aspergillus flavus chromosome 1, complete sequence genomic DNA contains:
- a CDS encoding putative alcohol dehydrogenase, whose product MLPKIKGANSSPQACEDTSHNICLTTTPITYLSNTKHRSKFTHKSVMATSEIPQKQKAVVYDQPGTVSTKVVELDVPEPGAGEVLINLSHSGVCHSDYSVMTNSWSWLPHPTQPGQVGGHEGVGKIVKLGSGTESSGLKVGDRVGIKWLSSACTNCQPCQAGAEGLCVNQKVSGYYTPGTFQQYVLGPAHYVTPIPDGLESDAAAPMLCAGLTVYAALKRSNARPGQWVVISGAGGGLGHIAVQLASKGMGLRVIGVDHGSKEELVKESGAEHFIDLTKFPMDDNGKAISDHVKSLAGGLGAHAVIVCTSSNAAYAQSVQFLRFNGTMVCVGLPENNPQPIASALPVTLIGKHCYITGSAVGNRREAIEVLDFAARGIVKTHFRTEKMDKLTDVFEEMREGKLQGRVVLDLS is encoded by the exons ATGCTACCTAAGATAAAAGGAGCGAACTCGAGTCCACAGGCCTGCGAGGACACGTCTCACAACATCTGTCTTACAACAACCCCAATCACTTATTTATCAAACACGAAGCATAGATCCAAGTTCACACATAAGTCCGTTATGGCTACTTCTGAGATTCCACAGAAGCAAAAGGCGGTCGTCTATGACCAGCCTGGAACTGTGTCAACCAAAGTGGTAGAGCTAGACGTTCCCGAGCCTGGGGCAGGCGAGGTGCTGATCAATCT GTCCCATTCCGGCGTATGCCATTCGGACTACAGTGTCATGACAAACTCT TGGAGCTGGCTTCCACACCCAACACAGCCCGGACAAGTTGGTGGTCATGAAGGTGTCGGTAAGATTGTGAAGCTCGGGTCTGGAACCGAATCCTCTGGCCTTAAGGTCGGAGACAGGGTGGGAATCAAGTGGCTTTCCAGTGCTTGCACGAACTGTC AACCATGTCAGGCTGGTGCGGAAGGACTTTGCGTCAATCAGAAGGTTTCTGGATACTATACCCCTGGCACTTTTCAGCAATATGTTTTAGGGCCGGCCCATTATGTGACACCTATCCCAGATGGCTTAGAGTCAGACGCGGCAGCACCCATGCTTTGCGCAGGTCTCACTGTCTATGCTGCCCTCAAACGAAGCAATGCTCGACCTGGACAGTGGGTTGTCATCTCTGGCGCCGGTGGTGGACTGGGCCACATCGCTGTACAGCTGGCCAGTAAGGGTATGGGGCTGCGTGTGATAGGTGTCGACCACGGCAGCAAAGAGGAGCTAGTCAAGGAATCCGGTGCAGAGCACTTCATTGACCTCACGAAATTCCCTATGGATGACAATGGCAAAGCCATATCCGACCATGTAAAGTCCCTTGCTGGTGGCCTGGGCGCTCATGCTGTCATTGTCTGCACGTCTTCCAACGCAGCCTACGCCCAATCTGTGCAGTTCTTGCGTTTCAACGGGACAATGGTGTGTGTTGGTCTTCCCGAAAACAACCCTCAGCCCATCGCGAGTGCGTTGCCCGTAACCTTAATCGGAAAGCATTGTTATATTACAGGGTCGGCCGTCGGTAACCGGAGGGAGGCAATTGAGGTCTTGGACTTCGCAGCGCGGGGCATCGTGAAGACTCATTTCCGAacggagaagatggataAATTGACAGATGTCTTCGAGGAAATGCGCGAGGGTAAACTGCAGGGACGAGTTGTCCTGGACTTATCCTAA